A genomic region of Deltaproteobacteria bacterium contains the following coding sequences:
- a CDS encoding protein kinase, translating into MRWCPICARPFVSTERFCAVHGLPLVEGHLTAGGRPGELTGHILDYRYRLAGVAGKGGMGVVYEAENLRIGRRCAVKVLHRELHSDPKMRMRLFREVQATSRILHPNVVEILDYGDDEVAGCYLVMEFLDGQSLGQYVREHGRMPLATVCQIAVQLTSALSATHGHGLIHRDLKPSNVRLLPDGRVKVLDFGLVKAYEPHTAEEFMTLSTAGMAFGTPWYMSPEQAMFKPLDPRSDIYSMGALLYELLVGHPPFEGNNPLEVIDAQRKKPVPLPRTLTPPVDITAAAELLLLKALSKDPNDRFQSMAEFMEEVYRVAQAAGVSLHALDLPAAPGGPELRAHPSGAAEAEKDPQAFSIGWTIAVPNTSPDLAELRRLAVERRAGLADRMVASLKQAFPRYRKMDSALLGKAVELLLGTAIDFLADDASPSLPAGLRLIADERAEQQFSLTELVGALWTGFAVCRPVFQEAAGKDLERYAALEDQVDQRILPFLLKMVEYYVSSVHGRLMKLNEALAQRNEELQQLRATLADQVRDATSQLAQATQLKAHVIDSISSGLVLVDRSTRKVLLFNRAMERISGVPGSQILDRPIEEVLTFVEGVPQEEFLEQARMHGQVGLRKLRMRFASGPERAVYVRGDAIVDVDGHPLGMLFILDDVTEREQIIECFSRYVSRDVVDRILRQRAPLRPDGQTCRAVLLSVNIRGFRSLIKELPPTGVVELLTDYIRTVGDAVFHHGGIIDVVVGDGALVYFVPRGDTCLPAVRAAIELHRRLDAVSRERQRTGRPTFEAGIGLHVGEVLVLNVGGERRMVHTVVGEAAQVAQALQEVASGGEILLSAELAKGLGEGLTTEPGPVVAVKGQASPIEALRLVYELEPFDESLALA; encoded by the coding sequence ATGCGCTGGTGCCCCATTTGCGCTCGCCCCTTCGTCTCGACGGAACGCTTCTGCGCCGTCCACGGCCTGCCGCTCGTCGAAGGGCACCTCACCGCCGGGGGGCGCCCCGGTGAGCTGACCGGTCACATCCTCGACTACCGCTATCGCCTCGCGGGCGTGGCAGGCAAGGGCGGGATGGGCGTGGTCTACGAGGCGGAGAACCTCCGTATCGGACGCCGCTGCGCCGTGAAGGTGCTGCACCGCGAGCTGCACTCAGACCCCAAGATGCGCATGCGCCTCTTCCGGGAGGTGCAGGCCACCTCGCGCATCCTGCACCCCAACGTGGTGGAGATCCTCGACTACGGCGACGACGAGGTCGCCGGCTGCTACCTGGTGATGGAGTTCCTCGACGGCCAGAGCCTCGGGCAGTACGTGCGAGAGCACGGACGCATGCCGCTCGCCACGGTCTGCCAGATCGCCGTGCAGCTGACCTCCGCGCTCTCGGCGACCCACGGCCACGGGCTCATCCACCGGGACCTCAAGCCGAGCAACGTCCGCCTGCTCCCCGACGGGCGGGTGAAGGTGCTCGACTTCGGCCTGGTGAAGGCCTACGAGCCGCACACCGCCGAGGAGTTCATGACCCTCAGCACGGCGGGGATGGCCTTCGGCACGCCCTGGTACATGTCCCCCGAACAGGCGATGTTCAAGCCGCTCGACCCGCGCTCGGACATCTACAGCATGGGGGCCCTGCTCTACGAGCTGCTCGTCGGGCACCCGCCCTTCGAGGGGAACAATCCGCTCGAGGTCATCGACGCCCAGCGAAAGAAGCCCGTCCCCCTGCCGCGCACCCTCACGCCCCCCGTGGACATCACGGCGGCGGCGGAGCTCCTGCTCCTCAAGGCCCTGAGCAAGGACCCGAACGACCGCTTCCAGTCGATGGCGGAGTTCATGGAGGAGGTCTATCGCGTGGCCCAGGCCGCAGGGGTGTCGCTTCACGCGCTCGACCTCCCGGCAGCCCCGGGCGGACCGGAGCTCCGTGCGCACCCCTCGGGAGCGGCGGAGGCGGAGAAGGACCCTCAGGCCTTCTCCATCGGGTGGACGATCGCCGTCCCCAACACCTCGCCCGACCTCGCGGAGCTGCGACGCCTGGCCGTCGAGCGACGCGCCGGCCTCGCCGACCGCATGGTCGCCTCCCTGAAGCAGGCCTTTCCTCGCTATCGCAAGATGGACAGCGCGCTGCTCGGCAAGGCGGTCGAGCTCCTCCTCGGCACGGCGATCGACTTCCTCGCGGACGACGCGTCGCCCAGCCTCCCGGCGGGGCTCCGGCTCATCGCCGACGAGCGCGCCGAGCAGCAGTTCAGCCTCACGGAGCTCGTGGGGGCGTTGTGGACCGGCTTCGCCGTCTGCCGTCCCGTCTTTCAGGAGGCGGCCGGCAAGGACCTCGAGCGCTACGCGGCGCTCGAGGATCAGGTGGATCAGCGCATCCTCCCCTTCCTCCTCAAGATGGTCGAGTACTACGTCTCGAGCGTCCACGGTCGCCTGATGAAGCTGAACGAGGCGCTGGCCCAGCGCAACGAGGAGCTCCAGCAGCTCCGCGCCACGCTGGCCGATCAGGTGCGCGATGCGACCAGCCAGCTCGCCCAGGCGACGCAGCTCAAGGCGCACGTCATCGACAGCATCTCGTCGGGCCTGGTCCTCGTCGATCGCTCGACGAGGAAGGTGCTGCTCTTCAACCGTGCCATGGAGCGCATCAGCGGAGTCCCGGGCAGCCAGATCCTGGACCGCCCGATCGAGGAGGTCCTGACCTTCGTCGAGGGCGTGCCCCAGGAGGAATTCCTCGAGCAGGCCCGGATGCACGGGCAGGTCGGCCTCCGCAAGCTGCGCATGCGCTTCGCTTCCGGACCCGAGCGCGCGGTCTACGTGCGGGGCGACGCGATCGTCGATGTGGACGGACACCCGCTCGGGATGCTCTTCATCCTCGACGACGTGACGGAGCGCGAGCAGATCATCGAGTGCTTCAGCCGCTACGTCTCGCGCGACGTGGTGGACCGCATCCTCCGGCAGCGCGCCCCGCTCCGCCCCGACGGCCAGACGTGCCGCGCCGTCCTCCTCTCGGTCAACATCCGTGGCTTTCGCAGCCTCATCAAGGAGCTCCCGCCGACCGGGGTCGTGGAGCTCCTCACGGACTACATCCGCACGGTGGGAGACGCCGTCTTCCACCACGGAGGGATCATCGACGTCGTCGTGGGCGACGGAGCGCTGGTCTACTTCGTCCCGCGGGGCGACACCTGCCTGCCCGCCGTGCGCGCCGCGATCGAGCTCCACCGTCGGCTGGACGCCGTGAGTCGCGAACGGCAGCGCACCGGGCGACCCACCTTCGAGGCCGGCATCGGACTCCACGTGGGCGAGGTGCTGGTCCTCAACGTGGGCGGCGAGCGGCGGATGGTCCACACGGTCGTCGGCGAAGCCGCGCAGGTGGCCCAGGCGCTCCAGGAGGTGGCCTCCGGCGGCGAGATCCTCCTGAGCGCGGAGCTGGCCAAGGGGCTCGGGGAGGGGCTGACCACCGAGCCCGGGCCGGTGGTCGCGGTGAAGGGGCAGGCCTCGCCGATCGAGGCGCTGCGGCTGGTCTACGAGCTCGAGCCGTTCGACGAGTCGCTGGCCCTGGCCTGA
- the groES gene encoding co-chaperone GroES yields MNVRPLHDRLLVKRLAEEEKTKGGIIIPDSAKEKPIEGRVIAVGQGKMLEDGSVRPLDVKKGDRILFGKYSGTEIKIEGDEHLILREEEVLGIIEG; encoded by the coding sequence ATGAACGTCCGGCCACTGCACGACCGCCTGTTGGTCAAGCGCCTTGCGGAGGAGGAGAAGACGAAGGGGGGGATCATCATCCCGGACTCGGCCAAGGAGAAGCCGATCGAGGGGCGGGTGATCGCCGTGGGTCAGGGCAAGATGCTGGAGGACGGGAGCGTTCGGCCTCTCGACGTCAAGAAGGGGGACCGCATCCTCTTCGGCAAGTACTCCGGCACCGAGATCAAGATCGAAGGCGACGAGCACCTGATCCTCCGCGAGGAGGAGGTGCTCGGGATCATCGAAGGCTAG
- the groL gene encoding chaperonin GroEL (60 kDa chaperone family; promotes refolding of misfolded polypeptides especially under stressful conditions; forms two stacked rings of heptamers to form a barrel-shaped 14mer; ends can be capped by GroES; misfolded proteins enter the barrel where they are refolded when GroES binds), which yields MAAKEIRFDEKARAAILTGVNTLADAVRVTLGPRGRNVVLEKSWGSPTVTKDGVTVAKEIELENKFENMGAQMVKEVASKTSDVAGDGTTTATVLAQAIFREGSKMVAAGHNPMDIKRGIDIAVEKVVDQLKKMSKPTKGRQEIGQVGTISANGDETIGNIIAEAMEKVGKEGVITVEEAKSMETTLEVVEGMQFDRGYLSPYFVTDAERMEVALDDCYILIHEKKISNMKDLLPVLEQIAKSGRPLLIVAEDVEGEALATLVVNKLRGTLSCCAVKAPGFGDRRKEMLKDLAILTGGQAITEDLGLKLENLTLKDLGRAKRITIDKDNSTIVDGAGNKKDIQGRCEQIRRQVEETSSDYDREKLQERLAKLVGGVAVIKVGAATETEMKEKKARVEDAMNATRAAVEEGIVPGGGVALLRCQETLRKLSTAEEMKNDEMKVGVAIIGRALEAPARYIAENAGVEGSIVVQKVKEGKDAFGYNAANNTYEDMVKAGVIDPTKVVRTALQNAASVAGLMLTTQAMVAEKPKDEEKAAGGHAHGGGMGGMGGMGGMGGMGM from the coding sequence ATGGCAGCCAAGGAAATTCGGTTCGATGAGAAGGCCCGCGCGGCGATCCTTACCGGCGTGAACACGCTCGCCGACGCGGTTCGCGTGACCCTCGGGCCCCGCGGTCGCAACGTGGTGCTCGAGAAGTCCTGGGGCTCTCCCACGGTGACCAAGGACGGCGTCACGGTGGCCAAGGAGATCGAGCTCGAGAACAAGTTCGAGAACATGGGCGCCCAGATGGTCAAGGAGGTCGCCTCCAAGACCTCCGACGTGGCCGGCGACGGGACGACGACGGCGACCGTGCTCGCCCAGGCGATCTTCCGCGAGGGCAGCAAGATGGTGGCCGCGGGCCACAACCCGATGGACATCAAGCGCGGGATCGACATCGCGGTCGAGAAGGTCGTGGACCAGCTGAAGAAGATGTCCAAGCCGACCAAGGGCCGTCAGGAAATCGGCCAGGTGGGCACGATCTCGGCCAACGGGGACGAGACGATCGGCAACATCATCGCCGAGGCGATGGAGAAGGTGGGCAAGGAAGGGGTCATCACCGTCGAGGAAGCCAAGTCGATGGAGACCACCCTCGAGGTCGTGGAGGGGATGCAGTTCGACCGCGGCTACCTCTCGCCGTACTTCGTGACGGACGCCGAGCGGATGGAAGTGGCCCTCGACGACTGCTACATCCTGATCCACGAGAAGAAGATCTCCAACATGAAGGACCTGCTCCCCGTGCTCGAGCAGATCGCGAAGAGCGGCCGTCCGCTGCTCATCGTGGCCGAGGACGTGGAGGGCGAGGCGCTCGCCACGCTGGTGGTGAACAAGCTTCGTGGCACGCTCTCCTGCTGCGCCGTCAAGGCCCCCGGCTTCGGCGACCGCCGCAAGGAGATGCTGAAGGACCTCGCCATCCTGACGGGCGGCCAGGCGATCACCGAGGACCTCGGGCTCAAGCTCGAGAACCTGACCCTGAAGGACCTGGGTCGCGCCAAGCGCATCACGATCGACAAGGACAACTCGACGATCGTCGACGGCGCCGGCAACAAGAAGGACATCCAGGGCCGTTGCGAGCAGATCCGCCGGCAGGTCGAGGAGACCAGCTCGGACTACGACCGTGAGAAGCTGCAGGAGCGGCTGGCGAAGCTGGTCGGCGGCGTCGCGGTGATCAAGGTCGGCGCGGCCACCGAGACCGAGATGAAGGAGAAGAAGGCGCGCGTCGAGGACGCGATGAACGCGACGCGCGCGGCCGTGGAAGAGGGGATCGTTCCCGGCGGCGGCGTGGCGCTCCTGCGTTGCCAGGAGACCCTTCGCAAGCTGTCCACCGCCGAGGAGATGAAGAACGACGAGATGAAGGTGGGCGTGGCGATCATCGGTCGCGCGCTCGAGGCTCCGGCGCGCTACATCGCGGAGAACGCGGGCGTCGAGGGCTCGATCGTCGTGCAGAAGGTCAAGGAGGGCAAGGACGCCTTCGGCTACAACGCGGCGAACAACACCTACGAGGACATGGTGAAGGCCGGCGTCATCGACCCCACCAAGGTCGTGCGTACGGCGCTGCAGAACGCCGCGAGCGTGGCGGGGCTGATGCTCACCACGCAGGCGATGGTGGCCGAGAAGCCCAAGGACGAGGAGAAGGCGGCCGGCGGCCACGCGCATGGCGGCGGCATGGGTGGCATGGGCGGTATGGGCGGCATGGGCGGCATGGGGATGTAA
- a CDS encoding sigma-70 family RNA polymerase sigma factor, with translation MKGKPPPPDETTLLLSVVQGHPGAWNAFYGRYARLIVACIRKVLVRYAGPCSEADLEDVVNTVCLQLVRDDYDKLRRFDPGRGYRLSSWVGLIATNAAHDALRRRGPTTYSFDDPSASVPDLTEEGDDPAELTARREQLAVLNEAVKQLSPSEQAFLRYYYQEELEPEEIAELLGISVNTVYSRKNKVRTNLQRIIQELGSG, from the coding sequence ATGAAGGGGAAGCCGCCCCCACCGGACGAGACGACGCTGCTTCTGTCCGTGGTCCAAGGGCACCCGGGGGCCTGGAACGCGTTCTACGGCCGCTACGCGCGCCTCATCGTGGCCTGCATCCGCAAGGTCCTGGTGCGCTACGCGGGCCCCTGCTCCGAGGCGGACCTGGAAGACGTGGTCAACACCGTCTGCCTGCAGCTCGTGCGAGACGACTACGACAAGCTCAGGCGCTTTGACCCGGGCCGCGGCTACCGCCTCTCGAGCTGGGTGGGGCTCATCGCCACCAACGCGGCCCACGACGCCCTCCGTCGCCGGGGTCCCACGACGTATTCCTTCGACGACCCCTCGGCGAGCGTCCCCGACCTGACCGAGGAGGGGGACGATCCCGCCGAGCTGACCGCGCGTCGCGAACAGCTCGCGGTCCTGAACGAGGCCGTGAAGCAGCTCAGCCCCTCCGAGCAGGCCTTCCTGCGCTACTACTACCAGGAAGAGCTGGAGCCCGAGGAGATCGCCGAGCTCCTCGGCATCAGCGTCAACACCGTCTACAGTCGAAAGAACAAGGTACGCACCAACTTGCAGCGCATCATTCAGGAGCTGGGGTCAGGCTAG